In one Bacillus sp. PK3_68 genomic region, the following are encoded:
- a CDS encoding amino acid permease, with amino-acid sequence MSETKEMKRTLTLLPVVLFGFSFMAFGTVFSTYGVAAQISHGMVAGAYILATIVMLFTAYSYGQMAKAFPVAGSAYTYTQKSINPHVGFLVGWSLLMDYLLIPMVNYLLFGIFYQAAFPSIPSYIWILLMLTLVTIVNVRGIKLATGANILITIFGVGFIILFCVLAIRSILQGEGTGELFTSLPFYNPKESFSFIIAGAALLCFSFLGFDSVTTFAEETIQPEKNIPRAVFIITIVGGLIFTTVSYIAHNVWPNYMSFKNADAASHEIILLISGNFVDALFLALTAVGIFGSAMVSQASGARVLYAMGRDGQLPKKFFGSLHPKLNTPVNNILVISLISLLALVLSLTIVASFINFGAFLAFTFVNLSVIGHYFIRKQQRTIKGTVLYLIVPLIGAVLDIWLLLNLDTYSKVLGSIWALAGVIYLTYLTKGFKKRPPEMDLSA; translated from the coding sequence ATGTCAGAAACTAAAGAGATGAAGAGGACATTGACTCTGTTGCCTGTTGTCCTTTTTGGATTTTCCTTTATGGCATTTGGGACGGTTTTTAGCACATATGGAGTGGCAGCGCAGATTTCACATGGAATGGTGGCGGGTGCTTATATTCTAGCCACGATTGTTATGCTATTTACAGCCTACAGTTATGGGCAAATGGCTAAAGCCTTTCCAGTGGCAGGATCCGCCTATACCTATACCCAAAAGTCGATTAATCCCCATGTCGGTTTTTTGGTAGGATGGTCGCTCTTAATGGATTATCTACTTATTCCTATGGTGAACTATTTACTATTCGGTATATTTTATCAGGCGGCCTTTCCGTCCATTCCTAGTTACATATGGATTTTATTGATGTTAACGCTGGTAACCATCGTCAATGTCAGAGGGATTAAATTAGCAACTGGCGCAAACATATTAATCACTATCTTTGGTGTAGGGTTCATTATCCTCTTCTGTGTTTTGGCCATTCGGTCGATTTTACAAGGGGAAGGAACAGGAGAACTGTTTACAAGCCTTCCTTTTTACAACCCAAAAGAATCATTCTCTTTCATTATTGCTGGAGCTGCGTTGCTTTGCTTTTCCTTTCTTGGCTTTGATTCGGTTACGACTTTTGCTGAGGAAACCATTCAACCTGAAAAGAATATTCCACGGGCTGTGTTCATTATTACGATAGTTGGCGGCTTAATTTTTACAACCGTTTCTTATATTGCACATAATGTTTGGCCAAATTATATGTCTTTTAAAAATGCCGATGCCGCCTCACATGAAATCATTCTGTTAATTAGCGGGAATTTTGTAGACGCGCTCTTTCTTGCACTTACTGCAGTTGGTATTTTTGGGTCAGCTATGGTATCCCAAGCGAGTGGGGCTCGTGTTCTATATGCTATGGGCAGAGATGGTCAATTGCCGAAAAAGTTTTTTGGAAGCCTGCATCCTAAGTTAAACACCCCGGTTAACAACATTCTTGTCATTAGCTTGATTTCCTTATTAGCCTTGGTGCTGAGTTTGACAATTGTCGCTTCATTCATTAACTTTGGAGCCTTTCTTGCCTTTACATTTGTTAATCTTTCGGTTATCGGTCACTACTTTATCCGAAAACAACAGAGAACCATAAAAGGGACAGTCCTCTATCTTATTGTGCCATTAATAGGGGCTGTTTTAGATATATGGCTGTTACTAAATCTAGATACTTACTCCAAAGTTTTAGGGAGTATATGGGCTTTGGCTGGTGTTATTTATTTAACTTATCTAACAAAGGGATTCAAAAAGAGGCCGCCAGAAATGGATTTATCCGCATAG
- a CDS encoding DNA polymerase codes for MDIDYTLLPKRSILCIDVKSFFASVEAVRRKIHPLDAYIIVIANINRSGSVVLAASPRVKKEFGIQTGSRAFEIPHDPRFILVEPSMKLYLKVNKMIIDILKRFVADEDLHIYSIDEAFLDVTASRKLFGNKFEVARTIQKVVFKELKLVVTIGIGDNPLLAKLALDNEAKNAANGLAYWSYENVSETIWKIELKDMWGISTGYIHRLHRLGIHSVYDLAHADQHKLKDRLGLMGLQLHYHAWGVDYSILSEKPQAKEKSFSKSQILLRDYYNEREIMIVIHEMVDEVAMRLRLHHVAAGKIALAISYSRDIEERGFTHQTQLPRQTNCTKDLNTQFEKLFKKYWRGQPIRQIYVGCGKLEPALYEQMDLFSTNEELEKKHALDEAMDEIRFRFGKSSIFWAHSLLPGGTFLKRSNHVGGHRGE; via the coding sequence ATGGATATTGATTATACGTTGCTCCCTAAACGTTCTATTCTTTGCATAGACGTTAAATCTTTCTTTGCCAGTGTAGAAGCTGTCAGGCGTAAAATACACCCTCTGGATGCCTATATTATTGTGATTGCCAATATAAATAGGTCTGGTTCAGTGGTATTAGCTGCTTCTCCACGAGTGAAAAAGGAATTTGGCATCCAAACGGGTTCCAGAGCCTTTGAAATCCCTCATGATCCACGATTCATACTGGTGGAACCGTCTATGAAGCTTTATTTAAAAGTAAATAAAATGATCATAGACATCCTTAAACGTTTTGTAGCAGATGAAGATTTGCATATTTACAGTATTGATGAAGCATTCCTTGATGTGACAGCTTCCAGAAAGCTGTTTGGAAACAAATTTGAAGTGGCTCGCACCATACAGAAAGTCGTTTTTAAAGAATTAAAGTTAGTCGTCACGATTGGAATTGGCGATAATCCTCTTTTAGCAAAACTAGCTCTCGACAATGAAGCAAAGAATGCAGCGAATGGGCTTGCTTATTGGTCGTATGAGAATGTCAGTGAAACGATCTGGAAGATCGAATTGAAAGATATGTGGGGAATATCGACAGGGTACATACATAGGTTACATCGTTTAGGGATTCATTCTGTCTATGATCTGGCTCATGCTGATCAACATAAGCTGAAAGACCGGCTTGGCCTAATGGGCTTACAACTTCACTACCACGCATGGGGAGTAGATTATAGCATTTTATCTGAAAAGCCCCAAGCGAAAGAAAAATCATTTTCTAAAAGTCAGATATTACTGCGTGATTATTACAACGAACGAGAGATTATGATTGTGATTCATGAAATGGTGGATGAAGTAGCGATGAGACTTCGTTTGCACCACGTAGCAGCCGGGAAAATCGCTCTTGCTATTAGCTATTCTCGGGACATTGAAGAAAGGGGATTTACACATCAAACACAGCTGCCTAGACAGACAAACTGCACGAAAGACCTGAATACTCAATTTGAAAAACTGTTTAAAAAATATTGGAGAGGACAGCCGATCCGGCAAATTTATGTGGGATGCGGCAAATTGGAACCGGCCTTGTATGAACAAATGGATTTATTTAGTACAAATGAAGAACTGGAAAAAAAACATGCACTTGATGAGGCCATGGACGAAATAAGGTTCCGTTTTGGGAAAAGTTCAATCTTTTGGGCGCATAGCCTGTTGCCAGGAGGAACCTTCCTGAAAAGATCCAATCATGTTGGGGGACATAGAGGGGAATAG
- a CDS encoding DUF4878 domain-containing protein, translating into MRKLWFVPFLAVAAIAVVVTPFLTNSEIQGSLSPEKFVKEYIELVKAKDHESLVDLVIDDRFNDDREVKLKTYKTLEEGVSPLEDYEIKNVKSGTKDKATVITVIEYEDGSVEQVPMHLVKKDKAWKLYISRGNALDDEDFKLIKQPDGI; encoded by the coding sequence ATGAGAAAGCTTTGGTTCGTTCCGTTTCTAGCTGTTGCAGCAATCGCTGTTGTAGTTACTCCGTTTCTAACAAACTCTGAGATACAAGGCAGTCTTTCTCCAGAAAAATTTGTAAAAGAGTATATAGAGTTAGTTAAAGCAAAAGACCATGAAAGTTTGGTTGATTTAGTTATTGATGATCGTTTTAATGATGATCGCGAAGTGAAGCTAAAAACATATAAAACACTTGAAGAAGGTGTTTCACCATTAGAGGACTATGAAATTAAGAATGTCAAAAGTGGAACAAAAGATAAAGCAACCGTTATTACAGTAATAGAGTACGAGGATGGCAGCGTTGAGCAAGTACCTATGCATCTTGTAAAGAAAGATAAGGCATGGAAATTGTATATAAGTAGGGGAAATGCACTTGATGATGAAGATTTTAAACTAATCAAACAACCGGATGGAATATAA
- a CDS encoding S-layer homology domain-containing protein, producing the protein MGKRSVYTLALATCLSVSTFVSEISAEGTTESVQTPMLDVQKNPSLLITELVPNTTNVPGSSTDAYEFIEIYNNSDQPVPLKNYQLIYRYPDGSKGDATWTFKENKTIPAQGTIVVWVKNEANADLTLADFNKQFNSQLTEDQLATVESAGMSNTAARTLAIADTYTNELSEASYSPDQVQENKGIQYQLSADQKKMDVIHFSEPATPGAVLPEQVPEEPVHVVEDTVAPVIEHTPVASIQAGEDVQLNAQVTDDTTVKNVKVTYRLNQDSPSTEINMSADAQTPNTYTTVIPKEEMVGKEIFYQIHAFDGVNIAKTEEYKVTVEGHTYDSQKVPQLLMTELVPDSANVGGLDGYEFIEVYNNTTETVNLKDYKIRYRYPAEGPGADLIWGPEKEDILLPSGGTMVFWIINGANQDKTVADFNSHYNVDLIEDKNIVKVFSDGMANSGARGISIATNTGKDVSVGYYNDEGTKDDTIADKGILYTFPTTPGDTVMKKYSSGKDMATPGTLADRQKPAQKVKLPIDNEKPVVSDITDQTPVSEMNDIQLTFDLKDNHAVKTARLFYKTNKDSHYQSVDLTENYDDKLYHHAIYSPSLIGKQSVEYYLVVSDGVNETKTEAKKISILQDQQQTGIGLNVEDDSLLNKTALIKASHPKEFANTKLSIDGKDVTAETTPALAEPAYFAFDVKKVNLYFKNGVTIGDETLHIFDDTIDTYVTKTVPVDPKYFEQGKDAIISIRSGTKVSPFDEESEENRDDFYVKNVRLVLKDGTIIYDPAYSNPDKEISVGDGASAKPVIDFSFKVPDEKFIAKAYKWDTTKAQEGTHIVEATNGEEKARANVIVDNRGPALTATLEEGKEYKGPISINVEAKDDLSGVDKVTAELDGKEISLPLETSSAKLKPGAHTLKITAVDQVGNEAAKTVTFHVAEEQPYKPEAVNPKDGAKNVSTSTKLKVKVSDPTKDALDVSFMKGYQYKANEADHVSVYENNVDREPPKEMIPAGEQPVTDVDKLAAADQQYVTTKSTDQFPYQRFEVKVDEEVSENDEIELNWEGKSLIGRKVSMYVWNYKANKWELTEWKVAEDDKNFKLQGSVKGSDYVKDKKVQVMVQDEIASTTQFDYSFIWMSDTQYYSESYPHIFKKMTEWTVAQKEEMNIKYAFHTGDLVDEADQEYQWKHADEYMGYLDKGNVPYGVLAGNHDVGHKTGDYNEYGKYFGEARFKDKDYYGESYKNNRGHYDLISSNGNDFIMLYMGWGINDEDIAWMNKVLAKYPERKAILSFHEYLLVSGNRSPIGDKVYNEVVLPNQNIIAVLSGHYHDSETLVDEIDDDKDGKPDRKVYQMLADYQGGPEGGQGFLRIMQVNPVENKIYMKTYSPYLDKFNYYNTTEYPGKDEFVIETDLTPKEKVVATDSFEANVFTDKKIGEQTGVKDQQTPEVSWNNLQANKEHGWYVTVKDQFEGEVRSDVWTFTTKAKETGGGGGGTTEPPSKPEMPNGQEKIIEINEEQIQAGSHEWRLDMKEEKAERMSLVLSKELVKKLAASQQPMKVVLDGDHDMILSSENLTYLQEQDDEMIHVKVSKKAQVAKAAAAPQFKSEVVEVSILAGEKNVISDLPTPLLFSMKLNGSVEKDKTTGASYNEKTQKWEYAGGYLQGEHWVIPIRQDSRFTVLSSDKVFKDTNQHWAKKEIHSLASKLITSGKTEELFAPEQKLTRAEFAVLLVRAMQVPLKEYEGIFKDVPESKTWAAAQIEAANRAGIVFGKEGGVFDADANITREQMAAMIIRAIEYQQPQLLDSLKLNQSFKDDNRINNYARVPVKQAVELGLINGYKNGKFEPKKDTTRAETAVVLYRMLNKLNKN; encoded by the coding sequence ATGGGGAAAAGGTCTGTTTATACGTTAGCACTTGCCACTTGTTTATCTGTTTCAACATTTGTCTCAGAAATATCTGCCGAAGGGACGACGGAGTCTGTACAAACACCCATGTTAGATGTTCAAAAAAACCCCTCATTACTTATTACTGAGTTGGTTCCGAATACAACTAATGTACCTGGCAGTTCAACCGATGCCTACGAATTTATTGAGATATATAACAATAGCGATCAACCTGTGCCATTGAAAAACTATCAATTAATTTATCGCTATCCAGATGGAAGTAAAGGAGATGCAACATGGACATTTAAAGAAAATAAAACGATTCCTGCACAAGGCACGATCGTAGTTTGGGTGAAAAATGAAGCCAATGCAGATTTGACATTAGCTGACTTTAACAAGCAGTTCAATAGTCAATTGACGGAAGATCAATTAGCGACGGTAGAATCAGCAGGAATGTCGAATACAGCTGCACGGACATTAGCAATTGCTGATACATATACTAACGAATTATCAGAAGCAAGCTATTCACCAGACCAAGTGCAAGAAAATAAAGGTATTCAATATCAATTATCGGCTGATCAAAAAAAGATGGATGTCATCCATTTTAGTGAGCCGGCAACACCAGGAGCAGTCTTGCCAGAGCAAGTGCCGGAAGAACCTGTGCATGTTGTTGAGGATACAGTAGCTCCTGTGATCGAACATACTCCTGTAGCTTCTATTCAAGCAGGTGAAGATGTCCAGCTGAATGCTCAAGTGACAGATGATACAACGGTGAAAAATGTCAAAGTCACGTATCGATTGAATCAAGATAGCCCTTCGACAGAAATAAATATGTCAGCTGATGCACAGACGCCTAATACATATACGACAGTAATTCCTAAAGAAGAGATGGTAGGAAAAGAAATCTTTTATCAAATCCATGCATTTGATGGAGTGAATATAGCAAAAACAGAAGAATATAAAGTAACAGTAGAAGGGCATACATACGATTCGCAGAAAGTTCCTCAGCTGTTAATGACGGAACTTGTACCTGATTCCGCTAATGTTGGCGGTCTTGATGGGTATGAGTTTATCGAGGTGTATAACAATACGACAGAAACGGTGAACTTGAAAGACTATAAGATTCGTTATCGTTATCCAGCAGAAGGCCCAGGCGCTGATTTGATTTGGGGACCAGAGAAAGAAGACATCCTTTTGCCATCAGGTGGAACAATGGTATTTTGGATCATTAATGGAGCGAATCAAGATAAAACAGTAGCTGACTTTAACAGTCACTATAATGTTGATTTAATAGAAGACAAGAATATTGTGAAGGTATTTTCTGATGGAATGGCAAATAGCGGCGCTCGCGGCATTTCAATTGCGACAAATACAGGGAAAGACGTTTCAGTAGGCTATTATAATGATGAAGGAACGAAAGATGATACGATAGCTGACAAAGGCATCTTGTATACATTTCCGACAACACCGGGTGATACGGTAATGAAGAAATACAGCAGCGGCAAGGATATGGCAACACCAGGAACACTAGCCGACCGTCAAAAGCCAGCTCAAAAGGTAAAATTACCAATTGATAATGAAAAACCAGTCGTATCGGATATTACGGATCAAACACCCGTATCTGAAATGAATGATATCCAACTAACTTTTGATCTAAAAGACAATCATGCTGTGAAAACAGCCCGTTTATTTTACAAAACAAATAAAGATTCTCATTATCAATCTGTTGATTTAACAGAAAACTATGATGATAAATTGTACCACCATGCCATTTACTCTCCTAGTTTAATAGGCAAACAATCGGTTGAATATTATCTGGTTGTGTCGGACGGAGTGAATGAGACAAAGACAGAGGCGAAGAAGATTTCTATTTTACAAGATCAGCAACAAACCGGGATCGGTTTGAATGTAGAAGATGACTCTTTATTAAATAAAACAGCTTTAATTAAAGCTTCCCATCCAAAAGAATTTGCGAATACGAAGCTTTCCATTGATGGCAAGGATGTAACAGCGGAAACCACACCAGCTTTAGCAGAACCGGCCTATTTTGCTTTCGATGTAAAGAAGGTAAACCTTTATTTTAAAAATGGTGTCACTATTGGCGATGAAACATTACATATTTTTGATGATACGATCGATACATATGTAACAAAAACTGTTCCGGTCGATCCCAAATATTTTGAACAAGGAAAGGATGCTATTATTTCCATCCGCTCCGGAACAAAGGTATCTCCTTTTGATGAAGAATCCGAGGAAAACCGAGATGATTTTTACGTAAAAAACGTCCGGCTCGTATTAAAAGATGGAACGATCATTTACGATCCTGCTTACAGCAATCCAGATAAAGAAATTTCAGTAGGAGACGGAGCGTCAGCCAAACCAGTCATTGATTTCTCTTTTAAAGTGCCAGATGAGAAATTTATTGCAAAAGCTTATAAATGGGACACAACGAAAGCGCAGGAAGGCACTCACATTGTTGAGGCAACAAACGGAGAGGAAAAAGCCCGGGCAAACGTCATTGTTGATAATCGCGGGCCAGCCTTGACAGCCACTCTAGAAGAGGGGAAGGAATATAAAGGTCCGATCTCTATTAATGTTGAGGCAAAGGATGATTTGTCAGGAGTTGACAAAGTAACAGCAGAACTTGATGGAAAAGAAATCAGCCTTCCGCTTGAAACATCTTCCGCCAAACTAAAACCGGGTGCACATACGCTAAAAATAACAGCTGTCGATCAGGTAGGAAATGAAGCGGCTAAAACTGTTACATTTCATGTTGCTGAAGAGCAGCCGTATAAGCCAGAAGCAGTAAATCCAAAAGATGGTGCGAAGAATGTTTCTACTTCTACAAAATTAAAAGTGAAAGTGTCTGACCCAACAAAAGATGCTCTTGATGTGTCATTTATGAAAGGTTATCAGTATAAAGCGAATGAAGCAGATCATGTGTCTGTATACGAAAACAACGTGGATCGTGAACCGCCAAAGGAAATGATCCCTGCTGGAGAACAGCCTGTAACAGATGTTGACAAGTTAGCAGCGGCTGATCAACAGTATGTGACAACGAAGTCAACCGATCAATTTCCATACCAGCGCTTTGAAGTGAAAGTAGACGAAGAGGTTAGTGAAAATGATGAAATTGAGCTGAACTGGGAAGGGAAATCACTAATTGGCCGTAAAGTGTCCATGTATGTATGGAATTACAAAGCGAACAAATGGGAACTAACAGAGTGGAAAGTGGCTGAAGATGATAAGAACTTTAAGTTACAAGGTAGTGTGAAGGGTTCCGATTATGTGAAGGATAAGAAAGTACAGGTAATGGTTCAAGATGAGATTGCCTCGACAACTCAATTTGATTATTCCTTTATTTGGATGTCTGACACACAATATTACTCTGAAAGCTATCCACATATTTTTAAGAAAATGACTGAGTGGACCGTTGCTCAAAAAGAAGAGATGAATATTAAATATGCCTTTCATACGGGAGATCTTGTAGATGAGGCTGACCAGGAGTATCAGTGGAAACACGCTGACGAATATATGGGATATTTAGATAAAGGGAATGTCCCGTATGGCGTGTTGGCCGGTAATCATGATGTTGGCCATAAAACAGGTGATTATAATGAATATGGAAAATACTTTGGAGAAGCTCGTTTTAAAGACAAAGATTACTACGGGGAATCTTATAAAAATAACCGTGGTCATTATGATCTGATTAGCTCAAATGGCAATGATTTTATCATGCTGTATATGGGATGGGGGATCAATGACGAAGATATTGCCTGGATGAATAAAGTACTGGCTAAATACCCTGAGAGGAAAGCAATTCTAAGCTTCCATGAATACTTACTTGTGTCAGGAAATCGCAGTCCAATCGGTGATAAAGTGTATAATGAAGTGGTTCTTCCGAATCAAAATATTATTGCTGTTTTATCCGGTCATTATCATGATAGTGAAACGTTAGTGGATGAAATTGATGATGATAAAGATGGCAAGCCCGATAGAAAAGTATATCAAATGCTAGCTGATTACCAAGGGGGACCAGAAGGTGGACAAGGGTTTCTGCGTATTATGCAAGTAAATCCCGTTGAAAACAAAATTTACATGAAAACGTACTCCCCTTACCTTGATAAATTTAATTACTATAATACGACGGAGTATCCAGGAAAAGATGAGTTTGTCATTGAAACGGATTTGACACCAAAGGAAAAAGTAGTAGCTACCGACTCCTTTGAAGCGAATGTATTCACAGATAAGAAAATCGGTGAACAAACAGGTGTGAAAGATCAACAAACACCAGAGGTTTCTTGGAATAACCTTCAGGCGAATAAAGAGCATGGCTGGTATGTCACCGTCAAAGATCAATTTGAAGGAGAAGTGCGTTCAGACGTATGGACATTTACAACCAAAGCAAAGGAAACAGGCGGTGGCGGTGGCGGAACAACAGAGCCACCTAGCAAACCAGAGATGCCTAATGGCCAAGAGAAAATTATCGAAATCAACGAAGAGCAAATCCAAGCGGGTTCACATGAATGGCGGCTTGATATGAAAGAAGAGAAGGCCGAACGGATGAGTTTAGTCCTATCAAAAGAGTTAGTGAAGAAATTAGCCGCTAGCCAGCAGCCAATGAAGGTTGTTCTTGATGGAGATCATGATATGATACTTTCATCAGAAAACCTCACTTATTTACAGGAGCAAGACGACGAAATGATTCATGTTAAAGTGTCCAAAAAAGCGCAAGTGGCCAAAGCTGCAGCTGCTCCCCAATTCAAATCTGAGGTTGTAGAGGTATCCATTTTAGCTGGAGAAAAAAACGTTATTTCTGATTTACCGACACCGCTTTTATTCAGTATGAAGTTGAACGGCTCCGTTGAAAAAGATAAAACAACAGGTGCTTCTTATAACGAGAAAACACAGAAGTGGGAGTATGCCGGGGGCTATTTGCAAGGGGAACATTGGGTCATCCCGATAAGACAAGATTCTAGATTCACCGTACTTTCCAGTGATAAAGTCTTTAAAGATACCAATCAGCACTGGGCAAAGAAGGAAATTCATTCCCTTGCTTCAAAACTGATTACAAGCGGAAAAACGGAGGAGCTATTCGCTCCAGAACAAAAGTTAACAAGAGCAGAATTTGCTGTCTTACTAGTTCGTGCGATGCAAGTACCGCTGAAAGAATACGAGGGGATTTTTAAAGATGTCCCAGAAAGCAAGACTTGGGCAGCTGCTCAAATTGAAGCAGCCAATCGAGCAGGGATAGTATTCGGAAAAGAGGGAGGAGTATTTGATGCTGATGCCAATATTACCCGTGAACAAATGGCTGCTATGATTATTCGTGCAATTGAGTATCAGCAGCCGCAACTGCTAGATTCATTGAAGTTAAACCAATCATTTAAAGATGACAACCGCATAAATAATTATGCCAGGGTGCCTGTCAAACAAGCTGTAGAGCTTGGTCTTATTAATGGTTATAAAAATGGCAAGTTTGAACCGAAAAAGGATACAACAAGAGCGGAAACAGCTGTTGTACTTTATCGAATGCTGAACAAATTAAATAAAAATTAA
- a CDS encoding amidohydrolase has protein sequence MTKADIILSSQAVFTGLGDHPSPASIAVKGNKIVAVGDSNEMQPFIGSDTKKLDFGDQLITAGFHDAHLHLLSGSLTNDFSVNLQSARSEEEAVMMVKEFAEKNPADEWIIGNGWDSNNWENHQFPHRSTLDNVVKDRPVFLYHAEFHYAWVNSKALEVANIHSQTKNPPYGIIEKDTMGEPTGILIEKAISLVSDKAMAFPREKQEELLASFLQHAAKLGVTSVNDLYPSLNEGFDLFKKFDDEEKLTARIHLYPALNGEMERAKTLRDSYQSEKLKFTGLKQFIDGVVTGHTAYMLDPYVDRPDTKGETVFSVEQLTEWVLEADKEGFQIRFHAIGDGAVHIGLDMFEEARKENGERDSRHALEHIEIIHPGDIKRFKDLGVIASVQPSHLALMPITSHTTRVDEKKYPYIYPGESLKKAGADVAFGTDFPVASLDPMKQIYHAVTRMDHTGEHAWNEQESFTVADALKAYTQGSAYSVFREHELGTLEEGKFADIIILNKNIFQTPPDEIPNTRVVATMVDGKFVYSHSESPHLLTI, from the coding sequence ATGACAAAAGCAGATATCATCCTTTCGAGCCAAGCAGTTTTTACAGGTTTAGGGGATCATCCCTCTCCTGCATCAATTGCCGTAAAAGGAAACAAAATTGTGGCGGTTGGCGACTCAAACGAGATGCAACCCTTTATAGGGTCTGACACAAAAAAATTAGATTTTGGAGATCAACTTATTACAGCAGGGTTCCATGATGCTCATCTTCATCTATTGAGCGGAAGTTTGACTAATGATTTCAGTGTTAACTTACAGTCTGCACGCTCTGAAGAAGAAGCCGTCATGATGGTAAAAGAGTTTGCTGAAAAAAACCCTGCAGATGAATGGATTATTGGAAACGGCTGGGATAGCAACAATTGGGAGAACCATCAGTTTCCCCACCGTTCTACGCTTGACAACGTAGTGAAGGATCGTCCAGTCTTTTTATATCATGCGGAATTTCATTATGCATGGGTCAATAGTAAAGCTTTGGAAGTAGCCAATATTCATAGTCAAACGAAGAATCCCCCATACGGAATAATTGAAAAAGATACGATGGGAGAACCGACCGGGATCCTCATTGAAAAAGCGATCTCTTTAGTTTCAGATAAGGCAATGGCATTTCCTAGGGAAAAACAAGAGGAATTGCTAGCGTCTTTCCTTCAGCACGCTGCTAAACTAGGTGTGACATCAGTAAATGATCTGTATCCTAGCCTGAATGAAGGGTTTGATCTTTTTAAAAAATTTGATGACGAAGAAAAATTAACGGCACGTATCCATCTCTATCCCGCTTTAAATGGAGAGATGGAAAGAGCAAAAACATTACGTGATAGCTATCAATCAGAAAAATTAAAATTTACCGGATTAAAACAATTTATTGATGGAGTAGTTACAGGTCATACGGCTTATATGCTTGATCCTTATGTAGATAGACCAGATACAAAAGGAGAAACCGTTTTTTCTGTAGAACAGTTGACAGAATGGGTGTTGGAGGCAGATAAGGAAGGGTTTCAAATTCGCTTTCACGCCATTGGCGACGGAGCTGTTCATATAGGATTGGATATGTTTGAAGAAGCACGAAAAGAAAATGGAGAAAGAGATTCTCGCCATGCGTTAGAGCATATCGAGATTATCCATCCAGGTGATATAAAGAGATTTAAAGACTTAGGGGTCATTGCATCCGTGCAGCCTTCTCATTTAGCCCTCATGCCTATAACTAGCCATACGACCCGAGTAGATGAGAAGAAATACCCTTATATTTATCCTGGCGAATCCTTAAAGAAAGCAGGGGCTGATGTAGCTTTCGGGACGGATTTTCCAGTTGCGTCCTTAGATCCTATGAAACAAATCTACCATGCGGTTACCCGAATGGATCACACAGGTGAACATGCATGGAATGAACAAGAAAGTTTCACCGTGGCTGATGCATTAAAAGCCTATACACAAGGATCTGCTTATAGTGTGTTTAGAGAACATGAATTAGGCACATTAGAAGAAGGAAAATTCGCAGATATCATTATCCTGAATAAAAATATTTTTCAAACCCCGCCAGATGAAATTCCAAACACTAGAGTAGTAGCAACGATGGTCGATGGGAAATTTGTTTACAGTCATTCTGAAAGCCCTCACTTGTTAACGATTTAA
- a CDS encoding YolD-like family protein, which yields MLYEDRKMLKWQGFMLSEHTEQLQETKPVVKEIAIDEQQKEVFDRVLRYAYNQQLPVTVHLNTFGYPYMEVTGVIQSFHHKPNHLKVLGKGVICTKDIVAVDFANKKDEGDGY from the coding sequence ATGTTATATGAAGATAGAAAAATGCTAAAGTGGCAGGGGTTTATGTTGTCGGAACATACAGAACAGCTCCAAGAAACTAAACCTGTTGTAAAAGAAATAGCGATAGATGAACAGCAAAAAGAAGTGTTTGATCGAGTTTTACGTTATGCCTATAATCAGCAATTGCCTGTCACGGTTCATTTAAATACGTTTGGTTATCCGTATATGGAAGTAACGGGTGTCATTCAATCCTTTCATCACAAACCTAATCACTTGAAAGTTTTAGGAAAGGGAGTGATATGCACAAAGGATATAGTGGCGGTAGATTTTGCGAATAAGAAGGATGAAGGAGATGGATATTGA